agaaaataactaaataaatgggAGAAAATTGAAATAAAATCCCTAGAAATTAAAagtcaaaaatataaatatatgaaagcaatagaaaagattaaaaatgaaaataacaaagatgacaaaaattaTCTTGACAATTTTAAGATATGTGAATCCTTCAAGAACCCAACAAATGTCTCTAATTCCAACTAACCAAAATAAAACTAACACCGTCAAAGAATAAAAGTAGTAGAATGTCCTTTAACAATATGGAGATCTGATGAAATTTTATCCCCCTAGCAACAAAAAAAGTAAACCCTTTGGCAACTTTTAAAATTGAGaaatgacaaaagaaaaaaagatatTTAAATGAGTTCCCTATGTAGTTGGTAAGAACTATAGAAAGATAAGTGGCATATCTAGGTACAACACTAAACTGTCATTGCAATGCCTACTCATTTGTGGCGAACTTTAGATGCAAAAGATATGGCCCTaaaaatgaaaacaagaagattttgactttgaaaacCTATAAAAAAAATGTTGGGAGTATAATCAGAAGAAAACAATATCAACATCACTTAATCAAGCTCAAAACCAGCTTTTAAgcaattttttgtttttgaaaagtaGACACCATATGCAGAAGTTATAACCAATTTGCTAAAATAGGTCAAAATTGCCACATCGAGCTAAGAAAGGGGCTAAGGTTGCAATATGTACAATTGATGTTAGCATGATATCATACTCACatcatcaaatttaaaaaatattcctTTTTCTATGAAAATATTATGATCATCCAAAAATATCAAACTTACTAGAATATTCCAATTTGATGTTGGAATCTCTGTTGAGGTGGTGATATCTATATGGAATATTAAGTTGATCACATGGATAGTATTTTTCATATGGATTGAACCCTAGAACTTGCCATAAAAAAAAGACCTATCATAAATTGAGATCAAGCAATATAGATTTCCTTAACAACCTAAAAATTGTATTAATGCACAAAATATtaatgaattacaatgaatgatgaatccttatagaaAAAATAATGAAATCCTAGATCTAAAATCCAGAGAAAGATTAAATCAACTAATGACAAGTGTCCACATCATATTGAATAAGACAACATGAAGTATTGTTAGCCTAatctaataaaagaaaaataattcgtaaATTGAAGTTAAGTGAAAAAGGGAATAAAGGACCTAATTGGATAATTaattagttgatatcctatacttACTCAAACATCTTGTGTCTTTGAATTTGTAAAATTGATCGTAATGATTTGGATCAAAGAAAACTTGATGCTATAACCCTCTTATTAAAAACCTCCTAAAGGAATCTATTAACACCACATTAGTCCCAAAAGTATATATCTTCATTGGTGTACATATTAGAAAAATTTGTAGAAATAAAAGATAAACTTGTAGTTGTACAAACATCAAGTTGCACCACACCAAGACTAAATCACATGTCATAACATCTAGCCATAAGCTAGAGGTCAAAGATACATCTATAATAAAATATAGAGTAGAAAGATTGAATTCCAAAGTTTTGAACCCAATCATTACATATATTACATAACTATGTTAATATCAACACATCCAatctaattatttaaaaaaaaaaattctaatacttttacttattaattaaacatttttaattctattaaataatttattcattatcATTATTTCAATCATATTTATTAAACTTTAGATTCTTTAATTTAATCATATGTATTTTATAAAAAATgtgctttttttttaaattataaatagtgTGTTTATTTCTCCAAATATATCAAGCTTTTAACCCCTGACCAATTGTTTTAATTCAAAAACATCTTGTATATGgttttttttaagatttttaatACTAATTAATCTTACAAGGGAGAATTGGAGGAATAACAATACCTACTaaatagacaaaggaaaaggacaagGAGAATTTTCTTGACAAAGTAGTATTACAAATTATtacattaaaatttattttatctccAAGGTGCATCAAATGATAAGTTTAATTCGATATAATCATTAAAGTTCAATTATATCCAAACATCGAGACAACGTGAAAAACAAGGCTAAACAATAAAAAACAATTGTAGCAATTTGTGTGAAATTACTTGATTATTACGTTTAAATAGTGGAAGCTGTTGGTAGGGTGGATTATAACTAAATCTGATAAGATTTTCTCTTCTTTCCAGTTTATTCGCAGTCAAGCAGACGCGGTAACGGCAGGTGCCGGTAAACCATGTTTGGAGATATGCCCAAAGTTCGTCGACGTTAATAACACGAACTTGAGTTACCGGTTTTCGACTCCGTCGAAATAATCGACAAAAAAGTCAGTAAAATTCAATGTCGTTGCGATAAAAACAGAAGGTCGTGGGATCGAAACTTGGGGCTAGCATTTTCCTCAGCCGGCGGAATGGAAACAGGTATGAATTTGTTTTAGCTTGTATGGATTGTTCTAATTTGAATTTTCTAATTGGCATTGTACTACTACCCTCCACGATGCGCCTACCTAATAGGTTGAAGACAAGAAGCAGAGAGAAAATCATAGGAAAAGTTGAACTGGAAAGCCAAAGGGGGCATCGAGATTATACGACGGAATGCACACGACTGTAGTGTTTATAAAGCAATTGGTTTGTGGGGAATTTTAATTAATGAAAAGCAGACAAATAGTTGTAGAGAAGATGAATTTCACTGCACTGACCCCAGCAGATGACGGAAGCTTTTACTCCCCCAACAATCTGAGACCCATTACGCCTATCAAAGTAGCGAGACTGGCAGATAACAAAAGCCGAGATGCTTCGGATGGGGATAACCAAGACCCTTACAACCCGAATTTGAATTGGTCCGTAATGATCATTGGCATCATTCTCATCTGCATTTTCTGTTTCGTTTCTATCTTGTCCATCTATGCCCGCCGCCGAGCAAGGAGAGCTTTCGGGCAAGCGGGTAATAATACCAATTACTGGGATGGGACACAGGGTCTGGATCCAGCCGTCATTGAGAGTTTTCCCATTTTCAGCTACAACAGGTTAAAGGGCCTCAAAGCCCAGCCCAAATTCTCTGACTGTGCCGTCTGCCTCACAGACTTCAAGGAGCATGAGATGCTACGGTTGCTTCCCAAGTGCAGCCACGCGTTCCATCCAGAGTGCATCGATTTGTGGCTCTCCTCCAACACAACTTGTCCCGTTTGCCGAACGAGCTTTCTGCCCGCCGACGACTCCGAACCCACCGTAACGGACTTCGATATCCTCCAACCGCAGACGCGGCTGGCGCCTCCCGAGGAGAATATGGTTGTTATAGACAACGGACACCGATCGAGCAATCCTGCGGATTTTGCGAACAACCAAGCAACGATTGAGGCATCTGGCAACGATTCAACAGGGTACTCGTTATTAAGGGTGCGTAAGGAATTGGATCAGGGCACGCAGTGGTTCATCGCTTCGGGTGAGGGCCTCACGCCCGGGTTGCACTGGAGCTGCAGCTTTGTTGCAAACCGTAAAATTTCGCAGGAGTCGGCTAGTTCTAGTGCGCCGCCAACATGGTCTAGACTGGGCAACTCTTTGGTAGACACGGGGCGCAGATCCACATCGGAAAGATGGGAGAGCGTTTCTGTGCGTCCGCCATCGTTGGAAAGAAGTTTTTCTGAGCGATTTTTATCTCAGGGTAGCGATCAAATCGGGTCCGAGCAGCAGGATAGCTCGTTTGAAGAGGATGTTGAGTTGGTCGATGGGAAGAGACATACGAGGAGACGGGACGGACCGTTCGGAGGACGGATCGGTGTCCCATGGGGGTCAAAGTGAGGATAACTATGCCGCATGGTACTAGGTTTATTTATGCGGTTTGTAAATGGGCGGCACTTAGGTGGCTGGTGAAAGGTAGCCTATCAATCTCTCCGCTTCTGAAAGGTATtatctatttctctttctcttttcaagAAGACTTCATTCATATTCTTTCTTCAGGACCTAGTTTTTTGGGAAGCAACAACAACTTCTCTGCAAATGGCCTTCGGGCTTTAATCCAAAGGTTCGTCTCGTGGGCGCCATTTTGACTTGGGTCTGGCTCCCGGGTCTTTGCAGGTATCGCCAACTCCTTTGGGCAGTTCATTTCTCTGGATGCCATCATTAAACAAAGGTCCTGCTTGGTGCTTGTGCAGTTTTCTGCTAGTATTGTGCCTAGTTCATCTTTACCTCTATCAATAGAATTGAAATCTACCGATTGAATTTGAGAACTCGACTCCTTTCTGCCAGCTCTGTTCCTCTGCAATAATTGTCCAAAAGGTGGACATAGAGCTTTGTCTAACAAGATGAAAGGCAAGGGTTTGTTGGTTTCGTCCTCGACAGATGGGGTGTAATTTGGTTCTAGCTCTAAGCCATGGAGTCGGCTCGAAAGTCTAGGAGTGAGGAGGCTAAGGTGGTGGATTCTCCAAAGACAGTGTGTGAGGAGGCTTTGCTCCCCTTGGTTTTAAATCTCAATAAGAATTCCCCTGTGCAAGAATTCTTGTATTCCCCTCTTGAAGTCTCCCTAGATGTTATGCTGCCTCTTCCAATGCAAGAAATCTTGGACGAGAGTATAGATTGCAACACTCAATTTATTGAAATGCTTGCAATTCTTTATACATGACTCTCTGCACTCGATGCACACTTGAATGATTGGTTGTCCAAGAAAAAATAACTCAATGCATTTATTTACTTTTAAGTCTTTAAGCAACGCTTCTATTGTCGATTTGATAGGCCGAATTATGTGTTGTATGGCCAACTTGGCTGCACGATGAGGTGACTTCATGCACTCGCGACTCTATGAGGATATCTGTTAGGAGATAAATTAATTATCTGTCGGCACAAACGAGCAACGATCGACTTCTAGAGACTTCAACACTTCACGTGAATCATGAGTGCACTATTTCAACTGTCCATCCATTAATTGTGTATCCAACCCTTCTCTAGAGTCTTCTAGAGTCTTCTAAATATTTAATATGTatcttcttataaatttaatggaaaggGCCTGTGTTCAGCAGAGGTCAAATTTGAGTTTCTCACCATGTTTTaaatcatggtatcagagcctatggtTCATGAGCTTCCTAGAACCAGAACAATCTGAAGGATCAGAAAAACAAGAAACTCAAGTGTCCTGCAAGTCCTTTCAATTTTTTTGGGACTCCCTAATATGCCCTTCTCTGCCTCATTCTCTAATTTCTGCAACGTCTGCTGATGTTGGCTCTCATGGATAGAAAATTGAAGGATTTGTATGTTCCAAGTTCTATTCTCAACAGATCATGGCTTTCTTATTTTATTTGGTAAAGTCTGAAGTGAGATGAGTGTGGTTGAAGGAAGGTTGTATATTGTAGCAGATTTAAAGAGTTTTATGAGACTATGCCAACACTTGAGGATTTGTATGAAGTAAGATTGTGTGTTGGCAGATGATATATTTCTGATGTTCTCTTTTTTTCTGGAGCTTGTGACTATCacagaagtgaacaaagaaggtagcGGAGATAGCAAAGAGGAGACCTTCAATGCCGTGGAAGGAGTTATCAATGGTGGGACAAAAAAGTTGCTTAAGTCTATCATGTAGATCTGTGTTTGAGTCTGAAGAAATAGATTAGAGGTTGGGGGCAGTGATAGAAAAAGAGTATCTTTTATGTTTTTAGATAATGTGACTATTGAGCTTAAACTTAGGAATCATGACCATAGTTCTCAGGTTTTGTATACTGGAACTATTTAACAAATGGAGTGTCAAAATATTGGTTCAAGATCTATATTGTAATAGATGGTGTTTCAAACATAGGAAATTTGTAAGTGTTTTGTCTTAGGTGTGGCATATAGGTTGTGTTTGTAGATTAATTGTGTGTAAATATTAAATGCAAATTTAGCTATGATAGTTGCAGTTGCAGATGCAGAGAGTGCAAAGTGTTTGGATTGAAGATGAGAAAAATTATGTCTCTAAATTTGAAGGCTATGTCATTGTCAAAGATTGATCAAGTGTAGCAAGTATGTGCAAAGTGAAACCGTGGAGCTTGAAAGCATGATGGACTGTTCCTTATCTGTCAAAAATCGTTAAAGAATTATTGTGATCCCCCATAGTATTGAGATGTTAATGGGCATTTTTGGGAAAATGTTTGTGTGTGAGTCACTTTTGTTAAAAGGCGAATCTAAAGTATGGATTGTACCTATATTGTTGTAAGGGGTGAATGATCGGTGGTACCCGACATCCCAAAGTATTTTGTTTTATCATTATTGATGAACCATGTATCCGAAAAGATTTCATATAGAACTAGCGAGCACAACGACTAGTTACCCATGTGTCTCGGTAGATGGATTTCTTTTTATATGGACTCAATAAGCTTGCAGTGATGACAAATAGTGTGTGTTGTATATTGGTTTCCCCGTTATGGTTCATGGTCATTTGAGACTTTGAGTAATAGGTTTGTGGTAAGTCTAAACCACTTAAGTGAAATTTTGTGGTGAGCTTGAAACCACTTGTCTTAGTTAGGGGTGAGccataaaaaaaaaaccaaagtgATTTTGAAAAGAGGAAGGTGATTTTCAAGGGGAAGACCATAGGACACAAAAGTCCATTTAGACATGAGTTGTGATGtgtttgtaaatgggtacctaagaaGGCTTTAGGTCGGGACCCATCCATTTTAATTTATGGGGGGATGttagaagataaattaattatctGTCTGTACAGATGAGCAACGATTGACTTATAGAGACTTCAACACTTCATGTGAATCATGAGTGCACTATTTCAACCATCCATCCATTAATTCTATATCCAACTATTCTCTAGAGTCTTCTAAACATTTAATATGTatcttcttataaattcaatggaaaggGCCTGTGATTAGCAAAGCTCAAATTGAGTTTCTCACCATATTTTTagtcatggtatcagagcctatgtcCTGTCAGTCCTTTCAATTTGTTTGGGACTCCCTACCATGCCCTTCTCTGGCTCATTCTTCGCCAGTATTTTGTATGTTACTATAACTAGACTAGATATTGCAtatgcagttggtattgtttcCAGGTACATGGCAAATCCACACATTGAACATTGGAAAGCGGTTAAAAGAATAATAAAATACAATAAGGGTACTTATCAGCTTTGTATTGAATACAAATATGGAGGAGAGCCTACTTTAATTGGATATACAGATTTTGATTATGTAGGTGACATTGACGATATAAAATCAACTTCGGGCTACATCTTTCATCTTGGATCAGGACCAATTTCTTGGAGCaacaaaaagaaatcaacaacGTCACTATCATCAATGGAGGCTGAATATATTGGTTCATCAAAGGCATCTCTAGAAgcattgtggcttagaagactacttcaAGAAACATATCATCCACAAGATTCTCCCACTATAATAATTTATGATAATCAAAGCACTATTAACCTAGCAAAAAATCTTGTATATCATGCTAGGTCTAAGCATATAGAAGAGCATCATAATTTtgtttgagatctaattgaaagtCAAGTGGTGGAGCTACAATTTTGTGGCATGAAAAAACAAATTGTTGACATATTTACAAAAGCATTGCCTATTGTAAAATTTATCAAACTAAGAGACATGTTACATCTCAAGGAGGTTTCTATTCTCTCCAAATAAACATTATGGGGGGTGTTGGAAATAATGTTTATATTAACTGCAGTATGGAGTAGGCATTTTATTAACTACAGAACTCTCTAGCATGTTATCCTCCAGATTTTCCTGGAAACTTTTCTCTTCCAGAAAATTCTTGTACCGACTTCCCAATTCATTGTATATGGTAGTTCTAGAGATCTAAAAATATAACAATATACCTTCAGCCTGTACATGTGAGTGCAAACAACATACTGTTGTAATTGTATGCATATAACTTAATATTATGTTGCTTTGTTTTTATGTGCAAGTGTTCTtttctcttgctttatttctactGTAAAAAATATACTCTTTCTTTATTGTGCAAATTTTCTCTGTTTTACTTATTTCAATATGCTATCTGATCGTATTTTGACCTCGAATAGTGATATATGAATTTTGTAGTGTGAATTTTTTTATTCTGTAGGTTGCATGTTGACTATGAGAAGCACTTGTAATTATTAGAGGCAAGTGAACTAAACTAcaacaaaggaaagaacatcaacATAGAAAAATTGATGAGAAATTTTCATTTGGGTATTTAAGATCAAGaagtgtgcttcattctcatccaaaaAGGAGGGAAGTTAATAAAGGATTCTCTTGGTATCTCTTTGcctataattaaattaaatgaaaaaaattattatgACTGGGTATCTCATAATGAAATCACTCTAACTCTTCAAAATTATTATGAAATTGTTACTAGCAGTGAACAAAGACTAACAAATCCTTGAAAAGACCAAGAAATTGGGATAAAAGGGATAAAAAGGAAGAAACACTAATCAAGCTTACACTTTCAAAGGAAGTTTTTCCAAAAGTTTGCAATGAAAGAAGTGGAGTCAAAGTATGGGATATTTTGAAAAACCTATAGCAAAATTCAGGTGATGTATGGATCCTATCTCTTACaacaaaattatataatataaaattatcaaACTCAGATCATAAGCTCATGATGAAGAGTTGGATATAGTTCACTCATGATTCAgtagagctctaataccatgttagaagATAAAATAATTATCTCTCAGAACAAACAAGCAATGATTGACTTCTAGAGACTTCAACACTTGACATGAATCATGAGTGCCCTATTTCAATCGTCCATCCATTAATTTTGTATCCAACTATTCTCCAGAGTCTTCtaaacatttaatatatatcttcttataaattcaatggaaaggtCTTGTGTTCAGCAGAGGTCAAATTTGAGTTTCTCACCATATTTTTAATGATGGTACCCAATCCTATGTTTCATGAGCTTCCTAGAACCAGAACAATCTGAAGGATCAGAAAAGAAAGAAGCTCAAGTGTCCTTCCAGTCCTTTCAATTTTTTTGGGACTCCCTATCATGCCCTTCTCTGCCTCATTCTCTAATTTTTGCAATATCTGCCTGATGTTGGCTCTCATGGATTGAAAATTGAAGAGTTTGTATGTTCCAAATTCTATTCTCAGCAGATCGTGGATTTCTTATTTGATTTGGTAAAGTATGCAGTGAGATGTGCATGGTTGAAGGAAGGTTGTATATTGTAGCAGATTTAAAGAGTGTTCTGAGACTATGCCAACACTTGTGGATTCATATGCAACAAGATTGTGTGTTGTCGGAGgatctattttttattttccctGTCTTTTTTTCTGGAGCTTGTGACTATCACAAAAGTGAAAAAATAAGGTAGCGGAGATATAAAAGAGGAGACCTTCAATGTCGTGGAAGGAGTTATCAATGGTGGGATGAAAAAGTTGCTTAAGTCTATCATATAGATATGTGTTTGAGTCTATGAAGGAAGAGATTAGAGGTTGCAGGTAGTGATAGAAAAAGAGTATCTTTTATGTTTCTAGATAATGTGACTATTAAGCTTAAACTCAGGAATCATGACCATAGTTCTCAAGTTTTGTATATTGGAACTATTTACCAAATGGAGTGTCAGAATATTGGTTCAAGATCTATATTGTCATAGATGATGTTTCAAATATAGGAAATTTGTAAGTGTTTTGTCTTAGGTGTGGCATCTAGGTTGTGTTTGTGGATTAATTgtttgtaaatattaaatataaagttATCTATGATAGTTGCAGATGCTTAAAGTACAAAGTGTTTGGGTTGAAGATGAGAAAATTTGTGTCTCTAAATCTGAAGGCTATGTCGTTATCAACGATGGTTCAAGTGTGGCAAGTCTGTGCAAAGTGAAACAGTGGAACTTGAAGGCGTGATGAATTGTGCATCGTCAAAGCATTGTTTTGATCCCCCATAGTATTATTTGTGAATGGGCATAG
This genomic stretch from Cryptomeria japonica chromosome 8, Sugi_1.0, whole genome shotgun sequence harbors:
- the LOC131032286 gene encoding RING-H2 finger protein ATL32-like, whose protein sequence is MNFTALTPADDGSFYSPNNLRPITPIKVARLADNKSRDASDGDNQDPYNPNLNWSVMIIGIILICIFCFVSILSIYARRRARRAFGQAGNNTNYWDGTQGLDPAVIESFPIFSYNRLKGLKAQPKFSDCAVCLTDFKEHEMLRLLPKCSHAFHPECIDLWLSSNTTCPVCRTSFLPADDSEPTVTDFDILQPQTRLAPPEENMVVIDNGHRSSNPADFANNQATIEASGNDSTGYSLLRVRKELDQGTQWFIASGEGLTPGLHWSCSFVANRKISQESASSSAPPTWSRLGNSLVDTGRRSTSERWESVSVRPPSLERSFSERFLSQGSDQIGSEQQDSSFEEDVELVDGKRHTRRRDGPFGGRIGVPWGSK